One window of the Shewanella cyperi genome contains the following:
- a CDS encoding YchJ family protein gives MKQVCPCGGGDYENCCRPFHAGMRPAPTPETLMRSRYSAFVLQLWDYLIATHHPDYRRDLNSQILAAGPHPQWLALNIKESSMDGDSGKVHFIAWYKDGNTLDAIEEISDFVREQGLWFYTQGQHRNAALPGRNSPCICGSGKKFKQCCGR, from the coding sequence ATGAAGCAAGTCTGCCCCTGCGGCGGCGGTGATTATGAAAACTGCTGCCGCCCCTTTCACGCCGGAATGCGCCCTGCCCCCACACCTGAAACCCTGATGCGTTCGCGCTACAGTGCCTTTGTGTTGCAGCTGTGGGACTATTTAATTGCAACCCATCACCCGGACTATCGCCGGGATCTCAATAGCCAGATCCTGGCCGCGGGTCCACATCCCCAATGGCTGGCCCTGAATATTAAAGAGAGCTCTATGGATGGGGACTCGGGTAAGGTCCACTTTATCGCCTGGTATAAGGATGGCAACACACTGGATGCCATAGAGGAAATATCGGACTTCGTTCGCGAGCAGGGATTGTGGTTTTACACCCAGGGACAGCACAGAAACGCAGCCCTGCCGGGTCGTAACTCACCCTGCATTTGTGGCAGCGGAAAAAAGTTCAAGCAGTGCTGTGGGCGCTAA
- a CDS encoding YybH family protein has protein sequence MRVLLLLAALLMSIGAFAANAMDDNKALNTNYQRFVEAFQSLDPEVLEKVYDENACYITDKQDREIVRGRQAIVAVYHAFFGKIKRKNARIEVDFRLLERTIEGNSATDVGYYLVRFHPAADTGEPVSEFAGKFVTVAKKQKDGAWSLTVDSNNGADSRFYFDAKPVPNLYYGEQFVRSLKP, from the coding sequence ATGAGAGTTTTACTTTTACTGGCTGCCTTGCTGATGTCGATCGGTGCTTTTGCAGCCAATGCCATGGATGATAACAAGGCACTTAACACCAATTACCAAAGGTTCGTTGAGGCATTTCAAAGCTTGGATCCCGAGGTGTTGGAAAAAGTGTACGACGAGAATGCCTGTTACATTACCGACAAGCAGGACAGAGAGATAGTACGTGGACGTCAGGCCATAGTGGCCGTTTATCACGCCTTCTTTGGCAAAATAAAGCGCAAGAATGCCCGCATAGAAGTGGACTTCCGCTTACTTGAGCGGACAATCGAAGGCAACAGTGCGACAGACGTAGGTTATTACCTGGTTCGTTTTCACCCTGCCGCCGACACGGGTGAGCCCGTCAGTGAGTTCGCCGGAAAATTTGTTACAGTTGCCAAAAAGCAGAAAGACGGTGCCTGGTCACTGACGGTGGATTCCAATAACGGTGCCGATAGCCGCTTCTACTTTGATGCAAAGCCCGTCCCCAACCTGTATTATGGCGAGCAGTTTGTCAGAAGCCTGAAACCCTGA